One Chitinophaga sp. H8 DNA window includes the following coding sequences:
- the nusA gene encoding transcription termination factor NusA, with amino-acid sequence MASINLIESFTEFKEAENIDRPTLMKVLEDVFKTLLRKKYGSDENFDVIVNTEKGDLEILRRRTIVADGEVEDDNAQIAYSEAIKVEPDYQVGEDLYEEVEIMDFGRRAILAAKQTLSARIGDLKKNILVKKYADKAGEIVNGEVYQVWKKEVLLLDDEGNELILPKSEQIPTDYFKKGENVRAVVKKVEMKNNAPLIILSRTHPSFLAKLLEIEVPEIFDGLIVIKKIVREPGERAKVAVESYDDRIDPVGACVGMKGSRIHGIVRELRNENIDIINYTANIQLLIQRSLTPAKISRMDMDNENKYASVYLKPDQVSLAIGKKGVNIKLACELTGYEIDVFRDEEQEQTEFDIDLEEFSDEIEEWIIDELKRIGCDTARSVLELTADELVRRSDLEEETVQEVRRILQEEFDKE; translated from the coding sequence ATGGCTAGTATTAACCTGATAGAGTCATTCACCGAGTTTAAAGAGGCGGAAAATATTGACCGCCCTACGTTGATGAAGGTATTGGAAGATGTGTTTAAAACACTACTGCGGAAGAAGTATGGCTCAGATGAGAACTTTGATGTGATCGTAAATACAGAAAAGGGCGATTTGGAAATATTACGTCGCCGGACCATTGTAGCCGATGGCGAAGTAGAAGACGATAATGCGCAGATTGCTTACTCCGAAGCTATTAAAGTAGAACCTGATTACCAGGTAGGAGAAGATTTGTATGAAGAAGTAGAAATTATGGACTTTGGCCGCCGGGCTATTCTCGCTGCCAAACAAACCCTTTCTGCCCGTATCGGCGATCTCAAAAAGAATATACTGGTTAAAAAATATGCCGATAAAGCAGGCGAAATCGTAAACGGCGAAGTATATCAGGTATGGAAAAAAGAAGTTTTATTGTTGGATGATGAAGGGAATGAGTTAATATTGCCTAAATCCGAACAAATTCCTACCGATTATTTCAAAAAAGGTGAAAACGTAAGGGCAGTAGTGAAAAAAGTGGAGATGAAAAATAATGCGCCACTCATCATTCTTTCCCGCACCCACCCTTCCTTCCTTGCTAAATTGCTGGAAATTGAAGTACCGGAAATCTTTGACGGGCTTATCGTAATCAAGAAAATTGTACGGGAACCTGGTGAAAGAGCCAAAGTGGCGGTAGAGTCCTATGATGACCGCATAGACCCGGTAGGAGCCTGCGTAGGGATGAAAGGAAGCCGTATTCATGGTATCGTGCGCGAACTGAGAAATGAAAATATTGATATCATTAACTATACCGCCAACATCCAGTTGCTCATACAGCGTTCCTTAACGCCTGCCAAGATCAGCCGGATGGATATGGATAATGAAAATAAATATGCTTCCGTTTACCTGAAACCAGACCAGGTATCCCTGGCGATCGGTAAAAAAGGTGTAAATATAAAATTGGCCTGCGAATTGACAGGATATGAAATAGATGTATTCCGTGACGAAGAACAGGAACAAACCGAATTCGATATTGACTTGGAAGAATTCTCCGATGAAATTGAAGAATGGATTATAGACGAACTGAAACGTATAGGTTGCGATACTGCACGCAGCGTATTAGAACTCACTGCAGATGAACTGGTTCGCCGTTCCGATCTGGAGGAAGAAACAGTGCAGGAAGTAAGACGAATATTACAGGAAGAATTTGACAAAGAATAA
- the rimP gene encoding ribosome maturation factor RimP, with amino-acid sequence MANEQVITAIRELAEGLLANDPDNFLVEIRIKPTNNVKLFIDGDKGVPVERLVAFNRAMYPLLEGSGLFPDNDFSLEVSSPGLDEPLKLHRQYLKNIGRKVEVTFLDASVKEGTLLAVTDDLITIEELIGKKKEKKQTDIHFTEIKHIKVCIVF; translated from the coding sequence ATGGCAAACGAACAAGTGATAACAGCAATCCGGGAACTGGCAGAAGGTCTGCTGGCAAATGATCCGGATAATTTTCTGGTAGAAATCAGGATAAAGCCCACCAATAACGTAAAGCTCTTTATAGATGGAGACAAAGGTGTGCCGGTAGAGAGATTAGTTGCATTTAACCGTGCAATGTATCCCTTACTGGAAGGCTCCGGCTTGTTTCCTGATAACGACTTTTCCCTGGAAGTGTCCTCTCCCGGGCTGGATGAGCCGCTCAAGCTGCACCGGCAATACCTCAAAAATATTGGCCGCAAAGTGGAAGTAACTTTCCTGGACGCCAGCGTTAAGGAAGGAACGTTATTGGCCGTTACAGATGACCTCATCACCATTGAAGAGCTCATCGGCAAAAAGAAAGAAAAGAAACAAACAGATATACATTTTACTGAAATAAAGCACATAAAGGTGTGCATCGTGTTTTAA
- a CDS encoding DUF2752 domain-containing protein yields the protein MDINEQAPSLCLLKAMGISWCPGCGLGHAISALLHGDWKAALHHHILGPFVLSALIYRILQLSWQQFAGIKRGTYE from the coding sequence ATGGATATTAACGAACAAGCTCCCAGTCTATGCTTATTAAAAGCCATGGGAATTTCCTGGTGCCCGGGATGCGGGCTGGGGCACGCTATCAGTGCTTTATTACATGGAGATTGGAAGGCAGCCTTACACCATCATATTTTGGGACCATTTGTTTTGAGTGCTCTGATTTACCGGATCCTGCAATTGAGCTGGCAGCAATTTGCCGGCATAAAACGAGGGACATATGAATAA
- a CDS encoding TM2 domain-containing protein, translating into MNKFSFTILPGIEQEELLWLQELTKHYPPEKLEQFIALYQLKRRDPEAVLICSLFGLVAIAGIQRFLLNQIAMGILYLFTLGFCFVGSIVDAINYRKLAWEFNKRASVEAASLLGSR; encoded by the coding sequence ATGAATAAGTTTTCTTTTACGATACTACCCGGTATTGAACAGGAGGAGTTATTGTGGCTGCAGGAGCTGACCAAGCACTACCCGCCTGAAAAGCTGGAACAATTCATTGCCTTATATCAGCTGAAGCGCCGGGATCCGGAGGCCGTGCTTATCTGCAGCCTGTTTGGGCTGGTGGCTATTGCTGGCATACAGCGTTTTTTGCTGAATCAGATTGCCATGGGAATCCTCTACCTGTTTACCCTGGGCTTTTGTTTTGTAGGCTCTATAGTGGATGCTATCAATTATCGTAAGCTGGCCTGGGAATTTAACAAGCGGGCATCTGTTGAAGCCGCTTCCCTGCTGGGATCCCGCTGA
- a CDS encoding DUF4834 family protein, with the protein MFKLLFYLFIGWLLYKLVFDFIIPVYRSTKQVRRQMNDIQQHMRNQYQQQQQAQQQSAQRPAPAQKVADKGDYIDFEEIK; encoded by the coding sequence ATGTTTAAACTTTTATTCTACCTATTTATAGGATGGCTATTATATAAACTGGTATTTGATTTTATCATCCCGGTTTACAGGTCTACCAAGCAGGTGCGCCGGCAAATGAATGATATACAGCAGCATATGCGTAACCAATATCAGCAACAGCAACAGGCCCAACAGCAATCTGCCCAACGCCCTGCTCCTGCCCAAAAAGTAGCGGACAAGGGAGATTATATTGATTTTGAAGAAATCAAATAA
- a CDS encoding HAD family hydrolase, whose amino-acid sequence MQGIKHIIFDLGGVILNINYQLTQQAFVNLGVTNFNELYSQFHTSSLFDDLETGRVSPTEFLAAMHKHTPQSVTDEQLVSAWNAMLLDFPLQRLQLLQQLRQHYNLYLLSNTNAIHMEAFNQLLQESRGIPSLGGFFERSYYSHLIGYRKPEKESYQIIIDENRLDPAATLFIDDTLPNIEGAKVVGLQTIHLQAPKTIMDIFKPVNS is encoded by the coding sequence ATGCAAGGGATTAAGCACATCATTTTTGATCTGGGAGGTGTAATTCTTAACATCAACTACCAGCTCACTCAGCAGGCTTTTGTAAACCTGGGTGTTACTAATTTTAATGAGCTGTACTCGCAGTTTCATACCTCCAGTCTGTTTGATGACCTGGAAACCGGACGCGTGAGTCCGACAGAGTTTCTGGCGGCCATGCATAAGCATACACCACAGTCTGTTACGGATGAGCAGCTGGTAAGCGCCTGGAATGCGATGTTACTGGATTTCCCTTTACAGCGCCTGCAGTTACTCCAGCAATTAAGACAGCATTACAACCTGTATCTGCTCAGTAATACCAATGCCATTCATATGGAGGCATTCAATCAGTTATTGCAGGAAAGCAGGGGTATCCCTTCGCTGGGCGGCTTTTTTGAGCGGTCTTATTATTCTCATCTTATCGGTTACCGTAAGCCTGAAAAGGAATCTTATCAGATCATCATAGATGAAAACAGATTGGACCCTGCGGCAACTTTATTCATTGACGATACCCTGCCTAATATTGAAGGTGCTAAAGTAGTAGGTTTACAAACCATTCACTTGCAGGCACCCAAAACCATTATGGATATCTTCAAACCAGTAAATAGCTGA
- a CDS encoding AraC family transcriptional regulator — protein MKWQFEDRNTNGRFSVIKQDTFLKGAGILNQYKETTNTIVCNLQQDQTVVIDQVPYLLATNTILPLVANQHFVFEHPETLVAWQFNRDFYCIADHDAEVGCVGFLFYGIRHPMFIPLSSEEREQIELILKLSMEEMQIKDKMQGEMLRLLLKRLIIYITRIAKKQTENYCLFGEDKMDLVRMFNLLLEINFRSQHEVHFYANALNKSPKTLANLFATFKYPSPSRLIQQRIILEAKRQLNFTSLSAKEIAYALGFISPQHFSRFFKQHTGSNTSAFRGSKA, from the coding sequence ATGAAATGGCAGTTTGAAGACAGGAATACAAACGGACGGTTTTCAGTCATAAAGCAGGACACTTTTTTAAAGGGGGCCGGTATTCTTAATCAATACAAAGAAACGACCAATACTATCGTATGCAACCTGCAACAAGATCAAACCGTAGTGATCGATCAGGTACCTTATTTATTAGCCACCAATACTATACTTCCCCTTGTTGCCAATCAGCATTTTGTATTCGAACATCCGGAAACCCTGGTGGCCTGGCAGTTTAACCGTGACTTCTACTGTATTGCCGATCATGATGCAGAAGTAGGTTGTGTAGGTTTCCTTTTTTATGGCATCCGGCATCCTATGTTCATTCCACTGTCAAGCGAAGAAAGAGAACAGATCGAGCTTATCCTGAAATTAAGTATGGAAGAAATGCAGATAAAGGATAAAATGCAGGGAGAAATGCTCCGCCTGCTGTTGAAACGGCTTATCATTTACATTACACGCATCGCAAAAAAACAAACAGAAAACTACTGCCTGTTCGGAGAGGATAAAATGGATCTGGTTCGAATGTTCAACCTGTTACTGGAAATTAACTTCCGGAGTCAGCATGAAGTTCACTTTTATGCCAATGCACTGAACAAATCGCCTAAAACCCTGGCCAACCTTTTTGCTACATTCAAATATCCTTCTCCATCAAGGCTCATACAACAACGGATTATACTGGAAGCAAAACGTCAATTGAATTTTACTTCCCTGTCGGCCAAAGAAATTGCTTATGCACTGGGCTTTATCAGCCCCCAGCATTTTAGCAGGTTTTTTAAACAACATACTGGCAGTAATACATCTGCATTTAGAGGTAGTAAAGCTTAA
- a CDS encoding spondin domain-containing protein, whose protein sequence is MSYPKIITPWSALMILPLIFSSCHHKDDDPVIPSEEVTISVENVLNSRPLVESGTFQGPGTPPVIFPGQSVSIHFAAAKGEALSFATMYGWSNDLFFAPDNPGISVYDASGNPIQGDVSSQIKLWDNGTRINQPPGAAVNHPGTADNKKITEVMGTDAQGNKYLPASQLIKATLVYDGNSYFTLTIKNTSGGTANETPLSPGVWAVSYIAGGNLLNPAPLYTKDQFTANGLTSIAEAGNNVPLSTYISSITGVFTPLSPVLVVVYNGIDNPVYKVGEKDRGEGLKQLAQQGNATILAASLKNKAGVKAVYVLPAPGTTVLLPVINENAGGKVSQAIRVVKGDRLAIATMYGFSNDWFFATADNGVDPTVKADISSSVALYDNGTAIDQFPGAGVTQFNLAGTPLTESKPIMAVPDPNPFITLPAINNIIRVTIK, encoded by the coding sequence ATGAGTTATCCAAAGATAATAACCCCTTGGTCTGCCCTGATGATACTACCACTCATTTTTTCTTCATGCCACCATAAAGACGATGACCCCGTCATACCTTCAGAAGAAGTGACTATCTCGGTAGAAAACGTACTAAATTCCAGACCACTTGTTGAATCTGGTACATTCCAGGGCCCCGGAACACCCCCGGTAATCTTCCCTGGTCAGTCGGTAAGCATCCACTTTGCCGCTGCCAAAGGCGAGGCGCTCAGTTTTGCTACAATGTATGGCTGGTCAAATGACTTGTTCTTTGCCCCTGACAATCCGGGCATTTCGGTGTACGATGCCAGCGGCAATCCTATACAGGGTGATGTTTCTTCCCAAATCAAACTATGGGACAATGGAACCAGGATCAATCAGCCTCCGGGAGCTGCGGTAAATCATCCTGGTACTGCTGATAATAAGAAAATAACTGAAGTAATGGGTACCGATGCGCAGGGAAATAAGTACCTGCCTGCTTCACAACTGATAAAAGCAACCTTGGTATACGATGGCAATTCTTATTTCACCCTTACTATAAAGAATACTTCGGGCGGTACGGCTAATGAAACGCCTCTGAGTCCTGGCGTTTGGGCAGTATCTTATATTGCTGGTGGTAACTTGCTTAATCCGGCGCCATTATACACTAAAGACCAGTTTACTGCCAATGGGCTTACATCCATTGCAGAAGCAGGTAATAATGTCCCGCTAAGTACCTATATCAGCAGCATCACAGGCGTTTTCACGCCCTTATCACCAGTACTGGTAGTAGTGTATAATGGGATCGATAACCCTGTCTACAAAGTAGGGGAAAAAGATCGGGGAGAAGGGCTAAAACAATTGGCACAACAAGGAAATGCGACAATCCTGGCAGCATCTTTAAAAAACAAAGCAGGGGTGAAAGCTGTATATGTACTGCCTGCTCCTGGTACTACTGTTTTGCTTCCTGTTATAAATGAAAATGCCGGAGGTAAGGTTTCCCAGGCAATCAGGGTAGTAAAGGGAGATCGTCTGGCCATAGCAACGATGTATGGATTTTCGAACGACTGGTTTTTTGCTACTGCTGATAATGGCGTGGACCCAACAGTAAAGGCTGATATCTCATCCAGTGTGGCGCTTTATGATAATGGTACCGCTATAGATCAGTTTCCCGGGGCAGGTGTCACACAATTTAACCTGGCAGGCACTCCTCTTACCGAAAGCAAACCGATTATGGCCGTGCCCGATCCTAATCCTTTCATAACCTTGCCAGCTATAAATAACATTATCCGGGTTACCATTAAATGA
- a CDS encoding MarR family winged helix-turn-helix transcriptional regulator — MSLINELEELALATRLKRLGERLSQDVSKIYKESALDFEAKWYLVLELLSREKVMGITEISESLQISHPAVVQFVDQLLANGLIKTAVDNKDARRRLISLTPAGKQMHKRIGPILTVIKEENKKWLAEASADLLQILSELEKSLDERSMFKRIKIGLLERSDS; from the coding sequence ATGAGCCTAATTAATGAGTTGGAAGAACTGGCGCTGGCTACCCGCTTAAAGCGGTTAGGCGAGCGCTTGTCGCAGGACGTTAGTAAAATATACAAAGAATCTGCACTTGATTTTGAAGCGAAGTGGTACCTGGTATTGGAGCTATTAAGCCGGGAAAAAGTAATGGGTATTACTGAAATATCTGAATCATTGCAAATCAGCCATCCCGCAGTAGTACAATTTGTAGATCAGCTGCTGGCCAATGGTCTGATCAAAACTGCTGTAGATAACAAAGATGCCAGAAGGAGGCTGATTTCCCTTACCCCCGCCGGCAAACAGATGCATAAGCGGATAGGCCCTATCCTGACAGTTATAAAAGAAGAGAACAAAAAGTGGCTGGCAGAAGCCAGCGCCGACCTGTTACAGATACTATCTGAACTGGAAAAGTCGCTCGATGAAAGAAGCATGTTTAAGCGTATCAAGATCGGTCTGCTGGAAAGATCGGATTCATGA
- a CDS encoding outer membrane beta-barrel family protein: protein MKKTWSYTLIFIIYVTTYVNKSYSQEKMAYSNIKGKLSSTQNKNLDEVLIQLVNDADKKLVKMEYADQQGNFLFEQIPPGTYILVTQSMAFARYQSAPIVHTKNTDAGIILLSTASTTLKEAAVVATKPFIQQQYDKTVVNVAASISAAGSTALEVLEKAPGITIDQNDNIAMRGRQGVLVMIDGKQVPMSGQDLANMLRNMSANQIDKIDLITNPSAKYDAAGNAGIIDIRLKKGKTTGTNGNISLSYGQGIYAKLNPSLNFNSKHKNLNVFGAYNYAYREDFNDLLIFRNFYDDNNAVTGGNNYDNFFRYHFNSHNARIGADYNLRSNIVVGFAANGIFSDGNISSNSVAQSFNAQQQKTGAFTTIGDNNPQRNNGSINLNYKHTLDTAGRELTADLDYARFTSDETQNYHTTYFDNDQNPSKAPYLLFGDLNGNLSIRSFKMDYTQPLKSIGAKLDAGIKSSWVKSDNDVKFFDRSNGGNVLDEGKSNRFIYEENINAAYLNVSGKWKKLSIQLGLRTENTNAKGVQVTNKDNFDRNYTQFFPSGYAGYAFNDKHDLGLSMSRRINRPSYRQLNPFKVFLDPLTSSAGNPFLNPEITNSFELTHTFKQQYTTKIGYSRTTDNILIVLSPDTDPNSVLQTGRNLAKFDYYNLSFGFPLTIGKWLNSTNNALLYYGKYKGDLVNTHLDVSRVSFSFNSSNSININPNTSLEVVGSYESRSYYGFLDVGSYWFVNIGAQRQLWEKKASIKLNVSDVFFTNQTNAVTKLTGYGETFIQKRDTRVITLSFNYKFGGSLSNGAKRKTGGAEEEKRRAG, encoded by the coding sequence ATGAAAAAGACATGGAGCTATACCCTTATCTTCATTATTTATGTTACTACTTACGTAAATAAATCCTACTCACAAGAAAAGATGGCTTATTCCAATATCAAAGGAAAGTTATCCAGTACGCAAAATAAAAACCTGGATGAGGTACTCATACAGTTGGTAAATGATGCGGATAAAAAGTTGGTTAAAATGGAATATGCCGACCAACAGGGCAACTTCCTCTTTGAGCAAATTCCACCCGGAACTTACATCCTCGTCACCCAGAGTATGGCATTTGCCAGATATCAGTCGGCCCCGATTGTGCATACTAAAAATACAGATGCGGGCATTATACTGCTAAGTACTGCCAGTACTACGCTGAAAGAAGCAGCCGTGGTGGCTACCAAACCTTTTATACAGCAACAGTACGACAAAACGGTGGTGAATGTAGCGGCTTCCATCTCAGCAGCCGGAAGTACCGCATTGGAAGTACTGGAAAAAGCACCCGGTATCACCATAGACCAGAATGATAATATTGCCATGCGTGGCAGGCAGGGCGTGCTGGTAATGATAGATGGAAAACAGGTGCCTATGTCCGGCCAGGATCTTGCCAATATGCTCAGGAACATGTCGGCCAACCAGATCGATAAAATTGACCTGATCACCAACCCTTCTGCCAAGTATGATGCAGCCGGCAACGCAGGCATCATCGATATCCGGCTAAAAAAAGGTAAAACTACCGGTACTAATGGTAACATCTCCCTGAGCTATGGACAGGGGATATATGCTAAATTAAATCCTTCCCTGAATTTCAATAGCAAACATAAAAACCTGAATGTCTTTGGTGCTTATAATTATGCCTACCGGGAAGACTTCAACGACCTCCTCATATTCAGAAACTTTTATGATGACAATAATGCGGTAACCGGCGGCAACAACTATGATAATTTCTTCCGGTATCATTTTAATAGCCACAACGCCCGTATCGGCGCTGATTATAACCTCCGTTCAAATATTGTAGTAGGATTTGCTGCCAATGGCATTTTCAGTGATGGCAATATCTCTTCCAACAGTGTGGCACAGTCATTCAATGCACAACAACAAAAAACAGGGGCTTTCACCACCATAGGTGATAATAATCCCCAACGGAACAACGGGAGCATTAACCTGAACTACAAACATACTTTAGACACTGCCGGCAGGGAGTTGACGGCCGACCTTGACTATGCCCGCTTCACTTCCGATGAAACACAAAACTACCACACTACCTATTTTGATAACGATCAGAACCCCAGTAAAGCTCCCTATCTGCTTTTTGGAGATCTTAATGGAAATCTCAGCATCAGATCCTTTAAAATGGATTACACACAGCCCTTAAAATCCATAGGTGCTAAATTGGATGCGGGTATAAAAAGCAGCTGGGTAAAATCTGACAATGATGTAAAATTCTTTGATAGAAGTAATGGTGGCAATGTTTTGGATGAAGGAAAAAGTAACCGCTTTATCTATGAAGAAAATATCAATGCTGCTTATTTAAATGTTTCCGGGAAATGGAAAAAGCTAAGCATCCAGTTGGGCCTCAGGACGGAAAACACCAATGCAAAAGGAGTGCAGGTCACTAACAAAGATAACTTCGACAGGAACTACACCCAATTTTTCCCAAGTGGATATGCCGGTTATGCATTCAATGACAAGCATGACCTGGGGCTTTCCATGAGCCGCAGGATCAACCGGCCATCCTATCGCCAGCTAAATCCATTTAAAGTGTTTCTGGATCCGCTGACCTCTTCTGCCGGAAACCCATTTTTAAACCCGGAAATTACCAACTCATTTGAACTCACCCATACTTTCAAACAACAATATACCACCAAGATCGGCTATAGTAGAACAACAGATAACATCCTGATAGTGTTGTCGCCTGATACCGATCCTAACAGCGTACTGCAAACGGGCAGGAATCTGGCTAAATTTGACTATTATAATCTTAGCTTCGGATTTCCGCTAACGATAGGCAAGTGGCTCAACAGCACCAATAATGCACTGTTGTATTATGGCAAGTACAAAGGAGATCTGGTAAACACGCACCTGGACGTAAGCCGGGTATCCTTCAGCTTTAACTCCAGTAATTCAATCAATATCAATCCAAACACGTCGCTGGAAGTGGTAGGCAGTTATGAGAGCAGGTCTTACTATGGGTTCCTGGATGTGGGGAGTTACTGGTTTGTCAATATAGGTGCGCAAAGACAATTGTGGGAGAAGAAGGCGTCAATCAAATTAAACGTGAGTGATGTATTTTTCACGAATCAAACCAATGCAGTGACCAAACTAACGGGTTATGGAGAAACTTTTATCCAAAAAAGAGATACCAGGGTGATAACTTTAAGTTTCAATTATAAATTTGGGGGAAGTTTGTCCAATGGTGCAAAAAGAAAAACAGGAGGTGCAGAAGAAGAGAAGCGCAGGGCTGGTTAA
- a CDS encoding RNA polymerase sigma factor has product MEALKTKSDESSKMPDNTVVKRILSGEKELFEILLRRYNQTLYRAIRSYLKEEEDINDVMQDTYLKAYEKLQQYQGAAAFSTWLIRIGINEALLRIRNSRKHQMLYTEPTSHTSEKIFQLSDYHQMNPEKQAIQQEIRRLIERSIDQLSDKYRVIYVLKEVEGMENSDIAACLGISDSNVKVRLHRAKNLLKDALYKQAASKDIFEFGNQRCDLLVDNVMKRI; this is encoded by the coding sequence ATGGAAGCTTTAAAGACCAAAAGCGACGAGTCCTCTAAGATGCCAGACAATACGGTCGTAAAACGTATCCTGAGCGGTGAAAAAGAACTATTCGAGATTTTACTCCGGCGCTATAATCAAACATTATACAGAGCCATCAGAAGTTATCTGAAAGAGGAGGAGGATATCAATGATGTCATGCAGGATACCTACCTTAAAGCCTATGAGAAACTACAACAATACCAGGGCGCTGCTGCATTCTCTACCTGGCTGATCAGAATAGGTATTAATGAAGCCCTGTTACGTATCAGAAACTCCAGGAAGCATCAGATGCTTTATACTGAACCTACCAGTCATACTTCCGAAAAGATTTTTCAGCTCTCAGATTATCATCAGATGAATCCCGAAAAACAAGCCATCCAGCAGGAAATACGCCGGTTAATTGAAAGGTCCATTGACCAGTTATCAGACAAATACCGGGTGATCTATGTTTTAAAGGAAGTAGAAGGTATGGAAAACAGTGACATTGCCGCCTGCCTGGGTATCAGCGACAGCAATGTCAAAGTTCGTCTCCACCGGGCTAAAAACCTGTTGAAGGATGCCCTTTACAAACAAGCTGCCAGTAAGGATATTTTTGAATTTGGTAACCAGCGTTGCGATCTCCTGGTAGATAATGTAATGAAACGTATATAA
- a CDS encoding copper resistance protein NlpE, which produces MYPLCQLLILFVLLFSITSCQQKLANTTTTEDSTHTASNTADKSWVSYSGTLPCADCNGIVTVLSLYQPAGPNADLLFKLEETYKGMQSGKDVTLHSEGSYGILQGITATPNISIIQLNPEKDKALQRFFQRINNNELKMLDKDGKAFAGDLNYSLFHK; this is translated from the coding sequence ATGTACCCCTTATGTCAGTTGTTGATACTTTTTGTTCTGTTATTCAGCATTACTTCCTGCCAGCAAAAATTAGCGAATACAACCACCACTGAAGACAGTACACATACCGCTTCCAATACAGCAGATAAAAGCTGGGTAAGCTATAGCGGCACTTTACCCTGTGCAGATTGTAATGGTATAGTAACTGTACTGTCGTTATATCAGCCTGCTGGCCCAAACGCAGACTTACTCTTCAAACTGGAAGAAACATATAAGGGTATGCAGTCAGGTAAGGATGTTACCCTTCATAGTGAAGGGAGTTATGGTATTTTACAAGGTATCACTGCCACACCCAATATCTCCATTATTCAACTCAACCCGGAAAAAGACAAAGCCCTGCAACGTTTCTTTCAACGTATCAACAACAATGAACTCAAAATGCTGGACAAAGATGGGAAAGCATTTGCAGGCGACCTCAATTACAGTTTATTTCACAAGTAG